A window of the Flavobacterium sangjuense genome harbors these coding sequences:
- the radC gene encoding RadC family protein → MEQNFSIKNWAEDDKPREKLMLKGKASLSDAELVAILIGSGSRNESAVSLSKRILSSVDNNLNALGKLSLKQLMEFKGIGEAKAISIAAALELGRRRRAEEVVEFQKITSSKAVFEIMQPIIGELPHEEFWVLYLNNSNKVIHKSQLSKGGITGTVVDVRLIFKTALEQGAISIILTHNHPSGKLLASDADKDITKKLKVAGEQLDIKVLDHIIITETGYFSFQDEGIF, encoded by the coding sequence TTGGAACAAAATTTTTCCATAAAGAATTGGGCAGAAGACGATAAGCCACGTGAAAAGCTAATGCTGAAAGGCAAAGCTTCATTGAGTGATGCTGAATTGGTTGCTATTCTCATTGGTTCGGGAAGCCGGAATGAAAGCGCAGTAAGTCTGAGCAAACGAATCTTGTCAAGCGTTGATAATAACTTAAATGCTTTAGGTAAATTATCCTTAAAGCAACTAATGGAATTCAAAGGAATAGGAGAGGCGAAAGCGATTTCTATAGCTGCCGCTTTAGAATTGGGAAGACGTCGCAGAGCAGAAGAAGTTGTAGAGTTTCAAAAAATAACCTCAAGCAAAGCCGTTTTCGAAATCATGCAGCCCATAATCGGTGAGTTGCCACACGAAGAATTTTGGGTTTTGTATCTTAACAATTCCAACAAAGTAATTCATAAATCACAGCTTTCAAAAGGCGGGATTACAGGAACGGTGGTTGATGTGCGATTAATATTCAAAACTGCTTTGGAACAAGGAGCAATTTCCATAATTTTGACACACAATCATCCTTCGGGCAAACTGCTGGCCAGTGATGCTGATAAGGATATTACCAAAAAACTAAAAGTGGCCGGAGAACAATTGGATATCAAAGTGCTCGACCATATTATAATTACTGAAACTGGTTATTTCAGTTTTCAGGATGAAGGGATTTTTTAA
- a CDS encoding replication-associated recombination protein A, translating to MEAPLAERIRPQQLADYISQLHLVGESGSLTQQIAHGVIPSMIFWGSPGTGKTTLAQIIAKQSNRPFYELSAINSGVKDIRDVIDKAKLSGGLFTAKNPILFIDEIHRFSKSQQDSLLAAVEKGWITLIGATTENPSFEVIPALLSRCQVYILNPFSKDDLLALLNRAMKEDSILASKKIKLKETEALLRLSGGDGRKLLNIFELVVNASPEGPITITNDKVLELVQQNTVLYDKTGEQHYDIVSAFIKSIRGSDPNGAVYWLARMIEGGEDVKFIARRMLILSSEDIGNANPTAFIMANNTFQAVSTIGYPESRIILSQCAVYLATSAKSNASYMAIGEAQQLVKQTGDLSVPIHLRNAPTKLMKELGYGEEYQYSHSYENNFSAQEYLPDEIKNTAFYKPGNNARENELRNFLKNRWKDKYGY from the coding sequence ATGGAAGCACCACTTGCCGAACGCATCAGGCCACAACAATTAGCCGATTATATTAGCCAATTACACCTTGTTGGTGAAAGCGGTTCATTGACCCAACAAATTGCCCATGGTGTAATTCCTTCAATGATATTTTGGGGTTCACCGGGAACAGGAAAAACAACTTTGGCACAGATTATTGCCAAACAAAGTAATCGTCCGTTTTATGAGTTAAGTGCTATCAATAGCGGTGTAAAGGATATTCGTGATGTGATTGACAAAGCCAAACTAAGTGGCGGTTTATTCACTGCAAAAAATCCAATTCTGTTTATTGATGAGATTCACCGCTTTAGCAAATCACAACAGGATTCGCTTTTGGCTGCTGTAGAAAAAGGTTGGATAACCCTAATTGGAGCAACAACCGAAAACCCAAGTTTTGAAGTTATTCCCGCTCTTTTGTCACGTTGTCAGGTATATATTTTAAATCCGTTTTCAAAAGACGATTTATTGGCTTTATTAAACCGGGCAATGAAAGAAGACAGCATTTTAGCATCCAAAAAAATAAAACTAAAAGAAACCGAAGCACTACTCCGACTTTCAGGCGGCGATGGACGAAAGCTATTAAATATTTTTGAACTGGTCGTAAACGCAAGCCCTGAAGGCCCAATTACGATTACCAACGATAAAGTTTTAGAGTTAGTACAACAAAACACGGTACTTTATGACAAAACTGGAGAGCAGCATTACGATATTGTTTCGGCTTTTATAAAATCCATTCGTGGGAGTGATCCAAATGGTGCGGTGTATTGGTTGGCCCGAATGATTGAAGGTGGCGAAGATGTAAAGTTCATTGCGCGACGAATGCTGATTCTATCCAGCGAAGATATTGGTAATGCCAATCCAACGGCTTTTATCATGGCGAATAATACGTTTCAGGCGGTTTCAACCATTGGTTATCCTGAAAGTAGAATTATTTTAAGTCAGTGTGCGGTTTATTTGGCCACTTCTGCTAAAAGCAATGCGAGTTATATGGCAATCGGCGAAGCACAGCAATTGGTAAAACAAACCGGAGATTTATCGGTGCCAATTCATTTGCGAAATGCACCAACAAAACTAATGAAGGAATTGGGTTATGGTGAAGAATATCAATATTCACACAGTTATGAAAACAATTTTTCGGCACAGGAATATTTACCCGATGAAATCAAAAACACAGCTTTCTACAAACCCGGAAACAATGCCCGTGAGAACGAATTGCGCAACTTCTTAAAGAATCGCTGGAAAGACAAGTATGGTTATTAG
- a CDS encoding SusD/RagB family nutrient-binding outer membrane lipoprotein yields MKKIFLILVASSFIISCDNLDSLNVNVKDPSDVPGEALFTSAQKALVDQMVNTNVNNNIFRLINQHWTEVTYTDESNYDLTTRTIPEQHWQFLYKDVLKDLDQGAINIENAPELPTDNPLVKQNKLAIIEVLNVYTYSILVETFGDVPYSEALDINIKKPKYDDGLTIYKDLISRLNTAISNLDDSAGSFDQSDRMYFGDVSKWIKFANTLKLKMGLVIADIPTETALATATVSSAAPFVFASNADSAKMTYLTATPNTNPLYVDLVASGRSDFVPANTLVDFMNSQNDPRRARYFDDNMDDPSTPDVEYIGGDNGLENSFPNLTHITSTIQVPDYPGAILDYSEAEFLLAEAAERSMYGTPANAEAHYNAGITASILDWGGSVAEAATYLARTDVAYTTATGTWRQKIGIQSWVALYNNGFEGWTSWRRLDFPTLIAPPDAVSGIPVRYTYPIIEQTLNAASYQNASTAIGGDAVETKLFWDIF; encoded by the coding sequence ATGAAAAAAATATTTTTAATTTTAGTTGCATCATCGTTTATTATTTCTTGTGATAACCTTGATTCATTAAATGTGAACGTAAAAGATCCTTCAGACGTTCCCGGCGAAGCGCTGTTTACGAGTGCTCAAAAAGCATTAGTTGACCAAATGGTTAATACTAATGTAAACAATAACATCTTTAGGTTAATCAACCAACATTGGACAGAAGTAACCTATACAGATGAAAGTAACTATGATTTAACCACTAGAACAATTCCGGAACAACATTGGCAATTTCTTTATAAAGATGTTTTGAAAGATTTGGATCAAGGTGCCATTAATATAGAAAATGCTCCTGAGCTTCCAACCGACAATCCACTTGTAAAACAAAACAAACTTGCGATTATCGAAGTATTAAACGTTTATACGTATTCTATTTTGGTAGAAACTTTTGGAGATGTTCCTTATTCTGAAGCTTTGGACATCAACATTAAAAAACCAAAATACGACGATGGTTTAACTATTTATAAGGATTTAATTAGCCGATTAAATACTGCGATTTCTAATTTAGACGACTCAGCCGGTAGTTTTGATCAAAGCGATAGAATGTACTTTGGAGATGTAAGCAAATGGATAAAATTTGCTAATACCTTAAAACTAAAAATGGGGTTAGTTATTGCTGATATTCCTACTGAAACCGCATTAGCAACAGCAACAGTATCAAGTGCTGCGCCATTTGTTTTTGCTTCTAATGCAGATAGTGCAAAAATGACATACTTAACTGCTACTCCAAATACTAATCCTTTGTATGTAGATTTAGTAGCCAGTGGTCGTTCCGACTTTGTTCCTGCAAATACTCTTGTAGATTTTATGAATTCTCAAAACGATCCAAGACGCGCTCGTTATTTTGATGATAACATGGACGATCCGTCAACTCCTGATGTAGAATATATTGGTGGAGATAATGGTCTGGAAAATTCTTTTCCAAATCTAACTCACATCACAAGTACGATTCAAGTGCCAGATTATCCGGGAGCTATTTTAGATTATTCTGAAGCGGAATTTTTATTAGCGGAAGCAGCTGAAAGATCTATGTATGGAACTCCTGCAAATGCAGAAGCTCATTACAATGCTGGCATAACTGCTTCTATCCTAGATTGGGGCGGAAGTGTTGCAGAAGCAGCAACTTATCTTGCTCGTACAGATGTAGCTTACACAACAGCAACTGGAACTTGGAGACAAAAAATCGGAATTCAAAGCTGGGTTGCTCTTTACAACAACGGCTTTGAAGGATGGACATCATGGAGAAGGTTGGATTTTCCAACATTAATCGCTCCACCTGATGCGGTTTCTGGAATTCCGGTGCGTTATACTTATCCAATTATAGAACAAACACTAAATGCAGCCAGCTATCAAAATGCTAGTACTGCAATTGGTGGAGATGCTGTAGAAACTAAATTGTTTTGGGACATCTTCTAG
- a CDS encoding DUF1287 domain-containing protein has protein sequence MKTVHFLLTLLALSTCSQKDAETFNTTPKTFEDKLSAAAVSIVDPDIVYTPSYVSIKYPNGDVPTKTGVCTDVVIRAYRKLGIDLQKEVHEDMVKHFSLYPNIKKWGLHKTDTNIDHRRVPNLEVFFGRKGQKLVVTDDAADYKTGEIVTWMINGKLPHIGIITNKKSADGNPMIVHNVGGGQVLEDCLFSYPIAGHFKYQKP, from the coding sequence ATGAAAACAGTACACTTTTTGCTTACTTTATTGGCTCTTTCTACTTGTAGCCAAAAAGATGCTGAAACCTTTAACACAACACCCAAAACATTTGAGGACAAACTTTCGGCAGCTGCTGTTTCTATTGTTGACCCTGATATTGTTTATACTCCAAGCTATGTTTCGATAAAATATCCTAATGGAGATGTTCCGACCAAAACCGGTGTTTGCACTGATGTTGTCATTCGGGCTTACCGAAAACTGGGCATTGACCTGCAGAAAGAAGTTCATGAAGATATGGTGAAGCATTTTTCTCTTTATCCAAATATAAAAAAATGGGGATTGCACAAAACGGATACCAATATTGACCACAGAAGAGTTCCGAACCTTGAGGTTTTCTTTGGCAGAAAAGGACAAAAATTAGTCGTTACCGATGACGCAGCTGATTATAAAACTGGTGAAATTGTAACCTGGATGATTAATGGCAAACTACCACATATTGGAATCATTACCAATAAAAAGTCAGCAGATGGAAATCCTATGATAGTGCATAATGTTGGCGGTGGACAAGTGTTGGAAGATTGTCTTTTCAGTTATCCGATTGCCGGACATTTTAAGTATCAAAAGCCCTAA
- a CDS encoding rhomboid family intramembrane serine protease gives MNDYHHFKFTPSVWLVPALLLILIWSVFFLEHGYNVDLSSHGILPRTVSGLQGVIFSPFLHGSLNHIANNSIPLFILTTALIYFYRDISLKVLFYGVLLSGLITWVIGRESHHIGASSLIYVLVSFIFFKGMMTQYYRLMALSMAVVMFYGGMIWYVFPDIDKTISWEGHLAGLITGFFFAIKFKTPDYKKDIQYNWEKPDFNPEEDAFMKHFDENGNFVNTPKPEEEIQEEDVVKYIYQFKETPKE, from the coding sequence ATGAACGATTATCATCATTTTAAGTTTACACCTTCGGTTTGGTTAGTGCCTGCATTGCTGCTTATTCTGATCTGGTCGGTTTTCTTTTTGGAGCATGGTTATAATGTTGATTTGTCTTCACACGGAATTTTGCCAAGAACAGTTTCGGGTTTGCAAGGCGTAATTTTCAGTCCGTTTCTTCACGGAAGTTTGAATCATATAGCCAACAATTCCATTCCGCTATTTATATTGACCACAGCGTTGATTTATTTCTACAGAGATATATCATTAAAAGTATTGTTCTATGGTGTTTTGCTTTCGGGTCTTATAACTTGGGTAATTGGTAGAGAATCGCATCACATTGGCGCCAGTAGTTTGATATATGTTCTGGTTTCCTTTATTTTCTTTAAAGGAATGATGACACAATATTATCGCTTGATGGCTTTGTCAATGGCGGTTGTTATGTTTTATGGCGGAATGATTTGGTATGTTTTTCCGGATATAGACAAAACCATTTCCTGGGAAGGACATTTGGCAGGATTGATTACAGGTTTCTTTTTTGCCATCAAATTTAAAACACCCGATTATAAAAAGGACATACAATACAATTGGGAAAAACCGGATTTCAATCCGGAAGAAGATGCTTTTATGAAGCACTTTGACGAAAACGGAAATTTTGTCAATACGCCAAAACCTGAGGAGGAAATTCAGGAAGAAGATGTTGTAAAATATATTTATCAGTTTAAGGAAACTCCCAAAGAATAA
- the rlmB gene encoding 23S rRNA (guanosine(2251)-2'-O)-methyltransferase RlmB codes for MEKEHQIFGIRAIIEGIQSGAAIDKVFIQSDTQGDLMKELMKVMKQKSINFSYVPVEKLNRLTSNNHQGAVATISPIAFHDLETLIEKVLESGKTPLFLILDQLSDARNFGAIIRTAECTGVDGIIVQKAGSAPVNGDTVKTSAGAVFNVPICKVEHIKDAIFHLQGSGIKTVAATEKTDQNIYDISLNEPVAIIMGSEDRGINPSVLKIVDEKAKLPMFGSIGSLNVSVACGAFLYETVRQRQ; via the coding sequence ATGGAAAAAGAACATCAAATCTTCGGAATTAGAGCAATTATAGAAGGAATTCAATCGGGTGCAGCTATTGACAAAGTATTTATTCAATCAGACACACAAGGTGATTTAATGAAGGAATTAATGAAAGTGATGAAACAAAAAAGCATCAACTTCTCATACGTTCCCGTTGAAAAACTAAACCGATTAACTTCTAATAATCATCAAGGTGCCGTTGCTACAATTTCTCCAATCGCCTTTCATGATTTAGAAACTTTGATTGAAAAAGTCCTGGAATCAGGTAAAACTCCGTTGTTTTTAATTTTGGACCAACTGAGTGATGCCCGAAACTTTGGTGCCATTATCCGTACGGCTGAATGTACCGGAGTTGACGGAATCATTGTTCAAAAAGCGGGTTCTGCTCCAGTTAATGGTGATACCGTAAAAACTTCTGCAGGTGCAGTATTCAATGTGCCTATTTGCAAAGTGGAACATATCAAAGATGCAATTTTCCACCTTCAGGGAAGCGGAATAAAAACTGTTGCTGCCACCGAAAAAACAGACCAAAACATTTACGATATTTCGCTAAACGAACCCGTGGCTATTATCATGGGAAGCGAAGACAGAGGAATCAATCCGTCAGTTTTAAAAATCGTAGATGAAAAAGCCAAACTTCCTATGTTTGGAAGTATAGGTTCGCTGAATGTTTCTGTGGCTTGTGGTGCTTTTCTTTATGAAACTGTAAGACAAAGACAGTAA
- a CDS encoding UDP-N-acetylmuramate--L-alanine ligase — protein sequence MRTHFIAIGGAAMHNLALALHNKGYKVTGSDDAIFEPSKSRLEKKGLLPAEFGWFPEKITSDIEAIILGMHAKADNPELLKAQELGLKIYSYPEFLYEQSKNKTRVVIGGSHGKTTITSMILHVMHYHNIEVDYMVGAQLEGFDTMVHLTHENDFIVLEGDEYLSSPIDRRPKFHLYQPNIALLSGIAWDHINVFPTFENYVEQFEIFVNQITKGGILVYNEEDETVKKVAEETTNTIRRLPYITPSYSVEDGTTLLDTPEGPMPIEVFGAHNLNNLAGAKWICQNMGVDEADFYEAIASFKGASKRLEKIAEGKGKVAYKDFAHSPSKVSATTKAVKAQYPNRKLVACLELHTYSSLNAEFLKEYEGALDAADVAVVFYSPDAVKIKQLEEVSYDQIAQSFKRDDLIIYTNPAEFKDFLFNYDLNNSALLLMSSGNYGGLNFDEVKGLIQ from the coding sequence ATGCGTACACATTTCATAGCCATTGGCGGCGCTGCCATGCATAACCTTGCTTTAGCATTACACAATAAAGGATATAAAGTTACCGGAAGCGATGATGCCATATTTGAACCTTCCAAATCACGATTAGAAAAAAAAGGATTATTACCGGCAGAATTTGGCTGGTTTCCTGAAAAAATAACATCAGATATTGAAGCAATTATTCTCGGAATGCACGCCAAAGCGGATAATCCTGAATTATTGAAAGCACAAGAATTGGGATTGAAAATCTATTCGTATCCGGAATTTCTATACGAACAATCTAAAAATAAAACCCGCGTTGTCATTGGTGGTTCGCACGGAAAAACAACCATCACTTCGATGATTTTACATGTGATGCATTATCATAATATTGAAGTCGATTATATGGTTGGCGCGCAGTTGGAAGGTTTTGATACGATGGTTCATCTGACACACGAAAATGATTTTATTGTTTTGGAAGGCGACGAATATTTATCATCACCAATCGACAGAAGACCAAAGTTTCATTTGTACCAACCAAATATTGCTTTGCTTTCGGGAATTGCGTGGGATCATATTAACGTGTTCCCAACCTTTGAGAATTATGTAGAACAATTTGAAATATTTGTTAACCAAATAACCAAAGGCGGAATTCTTGTCTATAACGAAGAAGACGAAACGGTTAAAAAGGTTGCCGAAGAAACTACAAATACCATCAGAAGATTGCCATATATAACACCAAGTTACAGTGTTGAAGACGGAACTACTTTATTAGACACACCGGAAGGACCAATGCCAATTGAAGTTTTTGGGGCACACAATCTCAATAATCTGGCTGGCGCCAAATGGATTTGCCAAAACATGGGCGTTGACGAAGCCGATTTCTATGAAGCTATTGCAAGTTTTAAAGGAGCTTCCAAGCGTTTGGAAAAAATAGCAGAAGGAAAAGGAAAAGTAGCTTATAAAGATTTCGCCCATTCTCCGAGTAAAGTTTCGGCAACGACCAAAGCCGTAAAAGCACAATATCCAAACAGAAAACTAGTCGCTTGTCTGGAACTTCATACGTACAGCAGTTTGAACGCCGAATTCCTAAAAGAGTACGAAGGCGCTCTCGATGCTGCCGATGTTGCTGTGGTTTTTTATTCGCCTGATGCGGTGAAGATTAAGCAACTCGAAGAAGTAAGTTATGACCAAATTGCGCAATCTTTCAAACGTGATGATTTGATTATTTATACCAATCCGGCTGAGTTTAAGGATTTTCTTTTTAATTACGATTTGAATAATTCGGCTTTACTTTTAATGAGTTCAGGTAATTATGGCGGATTAAACTTTGATGAGGTGAAAGGATTGATACAATAA
- a CDS encoding YjjG family noncanonical pyrimidine nucleotidase → MKNITDIFFDLDHTLWDFDANSVLAFDKIFTAHHPTIDTNAFIEIYAPINQACWKLYQVDKITHQELRYNRLRQSFDVLNYSISDGEINKISDDYIAFLPDNNQLFEGAIEVLEYLTPKYNLHIITNGFAEVQGKKINNSGLADYFKTITNSEMAGMKKPHATIFEYALSLANTKKENAIMIGDCIDADVRGAIDFGMKAILFDEKGIYTDQGLHTINHLLELKKIL, encoded by the coding sequence ATGAAAAACATAACAGACATTTTCTTCGATTTAGATCACACGCTTTGGGATTTTGATGCCAATTCCGTTTTGGCTTTTGATAAGATCTTTACAGCACATCATCCAACTATTGATACCAATGCGTTTATTGAAATTTACGCACCCATAAATCAAGCGTGTTGGAAGTTGTATCAGGTTGATAAAATTACGCATCAGGAACTGCGTTATAATCGCTTGCGCCAATCGTTTGATGTTTTGAATTATAGTATTTCTGATGGAGAAATCAATAAAATCTCAGATGATTATATTGCCTTTTTGCCAGATAATAATCAGTTGTTTGAAGGTGCCATTGAAGTATTGGAATATTTGACTCCAAAGTATAATCTGCATATTATTACCAATGGTTTTGCCGAAGTTCAGGGAAAGAAAATTAATAATTCTGGTTTGGCAGATTATTTCAAAACCATTACCAATTCGGAAATGGCAGGCATGAAAAAACCACACGCTACTATATTTGAATATGCACTATCTTTGGCTAATACCAAAAAAGAAAATGCTATCATGATTGGTGATTGTATCGATGCCGATGTGCGTGGCGCGATAGATTTTGGAATGAAAGCTATACTGTTTGATGAAAAAGGAATCTATACTGACCAAGGATTACATACTATAAATCACTTATTAGAATTAAAAAAAATATTGTAA
- a CDS encoding tetratricopeptide repeat protein — translation MKIFVSFLLFLPMLLFSQTNFEKAEKLFSQEKYTAAKPIFESIYKENPNQLKTIEYLGDIASNLKDWDKAAFYYEKLKTLKPNEADYYFKYGGALGMKAQTGGKWVAIRLIGDVRSSLEKALVLNPNHIQARWALIEYYLQLPAFVGGSERKAQRYSNELFKISPVDGYLSKAHIDEYFKRYKNAEKNYIKAIEVGGSKNTYHRLAELYREKLHQPEKALQVLQAYQEKNKS, via the coding sequence ATGAAAATTTTTGTCTCATTTTTACTTTTTTTACCAATGCTGCTCTTTTCTCAAACAAATTTTGAGAAAGCAGAAAAGCTATTTAGTCAGGAAAAATATACTGCGGCAAAGCCTATTTTCGAAAGCATTTATAAAGAAAATCCAAACCAGTTAAAAACCATAGAGTATTTGGGTGACATTGCCAGTAATTTAAAAGACTGGGACAAAGCGGCTTTTTATTATGAAAAACTAAAAACCTTAAAACCCAATGAAGCCGATTATTACTTCAAGTATGGTGGCGCTTTGGGAATGAAAGCACAAACAGGTGGCAAATGGGTTGCCATCAGACTAATTGGAGATGTCAGAAGTTCACTTGAAAAAGCATTAGTTCTTAATCCAAATCATATTCAAGCACGATGGGCATTGATAGAATATTATCTTCAGTTACCTGCATTTGTTGGAGGCAGCGAAAGAAAAGCGCAACGATATTCGAATGAATTATTTAAAATCTCACCCGTCGATGGATATCTTTCCAAAGCACATATCGATGAATATTTTAAAAGATATAAAAATGCTGAAAAAAACTATATAAAAGCGATTGAAGTCGGTGGTTCCAAAAACACCTACCATCGCTTAGCCGAATTGTATAGAGAAAAATTACATCAACCCGAAAAAGCATTACAAGTTTTACAAGCTTACCAGGAAAAAAACAAATCATAA